Part of the Labrenzia sp. PHM005 genome is shown below.
TGCACTTGCAGCGTTGAGCGCAACGGCAATGCCATCCTTCGCGACCGAAGTTATCAAAGCGGTAGCGATCGACGGCTATCCGTCCAGAGCTATGTGGGTGAAAGAATTCTCAGAGTTCTTCATCCCAGAAGTCGATAAGCGCCTTGCCAAGACCGGCAATTACAAGATCGAATGGCAAGAAAGCTATGGCGGTTCTATCGTCAAGCCGAAGGGCGTCCTTGAGGGGATTAAACTTGGCCTCGGCGACATCGGTATCGTCACCACGATTTTCCATTCATCGAAACTGCCAAGCCAGGCTTTGTCGGCTGTGACACCGTTTATCGCGCCGGATGCAAGAGCGGTAGCGAAGGCGGTCGATGAAATCGCCAAAGAATTCCCGACCATGCAGAAGGAATTCGAGGCGCAGAATCAAGTCTATCTGGCAACGGGCGTCGTGCTCGATACCTATCAGGTGTTCTCCAAGGAGCCGATTGATTCTATTTCCGATTTGGCCGGATCCAAAGTGGCCGGTGCAGGCATGAACCTGCGGTACCTGGAAGGCCTGGATAATGCGGCTGGTGTTCGTGGTGGTCTGACTGACTTCTATAACATGCTGCAGACCGGGCTTGTCGACAATGCCATGTTGTGGCCGGAAGCTGCCAAGACGTTCAAGATCGCAGAAGTCGCCCCTTATATGCTCAAAGCGGATCTTGGTGCGGTAAATTCCAAGACGATCACCGTCAATAAGGACTACTGGGACAAGTTGCCGGATGAGGTCAAAGGTGTCCTTCAAGAGGTCGCCGTGGCCTATCGTGACCATGTTGCCGGTGTCGCCATGGACCGGGCGGATGCAAGCCGGACTGCCTACATGGAATCGGGTGGAACCGTTGTTGAAATGGATCCGGCCGAGCGCGCTCAATGGGCTGCAAACATGCCGAATATTGCGGTTGAATGGGCAGCTGGTCTCGATACGAAGGGCGAGCCGGGCAGTGATATGCTCAAGGCTTATACGGCCAAGCTCAAGGACGCAGGTTATACACCGGTCCGGGACTGGTCTGCGGAACTGACGCAATAAGCGCCGTATCAGAAACAGGATAGCTCATATGCTGCGTCTTTTGGACATCGGCCTGCGGGCTATCTCAACAGTGGCCAACTGGGTGGCGATTGGCGCCAACGCAGTTGGCACATTGATCGTCCTCGCCCTCGTTCTGGTGGTAAGTTATGATGTGGTGGCGCGTGGATTTTTCAACGCGCCATTCAGGGGAGCTGTCGAAGTTGTACAGTTCTCAATGGTTCTCATTGTCTTCCTACAGTTGCCGGACGTAGTGCGTGTTGGCCGTCTGACCCGCTCGGATGGGTTTCTGACAGTTTTGGGGGTGACACGCCCTGGTCTTGTAAAGTCGCTCCGCCGGCTGATCGATTTTGCATCTGCCGTGTTCATGGCGCTTGTCGCCTATGCGATCTGGCCAGAATTCCTAGAAATGTATGAAACAAAAGACTTCTTTGGCGTGCCAGGTGTCTTCACCGCGCCTTGGTGGCCCATAAAACTCGCGATCTATCTCAGTGCGGGTCTGTGCACAGTGATATTCCTGCTGAAGGTCTATCGGCCAGAAACCAAGCTTCCGCCGTTGCGTATGAAAGTAAACAAAGAGGACCAGGCGTGACACCTTTTGAAATTGGCACTCTGTCCGTCATCGCGATCGTAGTCCTGGTCTATATCGGCGTTTACATTCCGATTGCGCTTGGCCTCGTGTCTTTCGTTTCCATCCTGTTGATGCGGGACAATTTTGACCTCGCCATCAATCTTTTGAAAATCGCCATTGGCGACAGTGTGATGGAATACACCTTCGCCACTGTCCCGCTGTTCACGTTTATGGGACTGATCGTCTCAAAGGCGGGGCTGGGCGCCGATATATATCAGGTGATGAATTCCGGTTTCCGGAGGGTCAAAGGCGGGATCGGAATGGCAACGGTCGGAGCCAATGCGGTCTTTGCCGCCGTGACTGGATCCTCTATCGCGTCTGCCTCGGTGTTTTCCAAGGTCTCTGTGCCGCAAATGCTGGCTTTCGACTACAATCCACGCTTTGCCGTTGGGGTCGTCGCCGGATCGTCGGTACTCGGAATGATCATTCCGCCATCAGCGATGCTGATCATCTACTCTTTTGTGGCTGAGCAAAGTGTCGGCGATATGTTTTTGGCCGGGGTGGTTCCGGGACTGATGCTGGCCGCCGCTTATGTTGTCGCGATTTTCCTGATGGGCCGGCTGACGCCCAAATATGTTGGTGGCCGCTCGGTGGAAGAAACAGAGTGGATGTCACCGCTGGAAATCGCCGATAAGACTGTGCCAACGTTGGTGCTGATCGTTGCTGTCCTTGGTGGGATCTATACTGGCTGGTTGACGCCTGTGGAAGCGGGCGCTGCAGGATCGCTCCTGGGATTGTTGATCGCAGCGTTCCGCAAAAAATTGTCCCTGCAATCGCTGTGGCAGGCACTTTTGGAAACCGGTCATATCACCGCATCTATTTTGTTCCTGATCACGGCCGCTTCGATCTACAGCCGAATGCTCGGGCTTGCTGGTGTGCCGAATGAGCTTGGCGATCTACTCAACGACACACAGATGACCTTCTTCTGGATCATGGTCATCTATGTACTCATGATGATTTTTTTGGGCACGATCCTCGATACGGCGTCGATCATCCTTATCGTCGTGCCATTGTTCCTGCCGCTGGTCGAGCCTATGGGCCTGTCGCTTGTCTGGTTCGGCATTGTGACGGTTGTCGGGGCTGAAATCGGGCTCCTGACACCGCCGCTCGGCATCTCCTGTTTTGTCATCAAAGCCACGTTGAACGACCCCAGGATTTCGCTCAAGGACGTCTTTGTCGGCGCGTTTCCGTTCGCGCTGGTCATGCTGATTGTCCTGGTTGCCTTGATCCGCTGGCCGTCATTGAGCCTGGCCATCCTAAACTAAGAGGACTTCATGCGCCGCGTCACCAAAGACAACATAACCGACGTTTTCATGAACTATTTCGGCGCGGATACAGACCCGCGGTTGAAGGAAATACTGAAGAGCCTCGTTACTCATTTGCATGATTTTGCACGTGATACGAACTTGACCCATGCCGAATGGCGTAAGGGCATTGAGTTTCTGGAGTGGGCTGGAAACATCTCTGATGAAGAGCGGCATGAATTTGTGCTGCTTTCCGACGTGCTAGGATTGTCGTCCCTTGTCGACATGCTGCATTCCAGCCCGGAGGGAACATCGTCAAGCGTGCTTGGTCCGTTCCATATTACCGGAGCACCAGCTTTGCCGATTGGTGGCGACCTCAGAAAAGACTTCAAAGAGCAAGTCCTTTTGGCCGAGGGCACGATCCGGGACGTTATGGGGAACCCGATCGAGGGAGCGGAGCTGGATATCTGGCAAACCGCACCAAATGGGATGTATTCCAGTCAGGACCCGGATCAGGACACCTACTCCTTCCATGGGATTCAAACGACCGGAAAAGACGGGCGTTATGCTTTTACATCCGTAAAACCAATTAGTTACACGGTTCCTAGTGACGGGCCGGTTGGCGATATCTTGAATGCCAGCGGCCGCCACCCGTGGCGTCCGTCACACCTCCACTACATAGTAAAAGCGCCTGGGTATCGTGATCTGGTGACTGAAATTTTCCCGGATGATGATCCATATTTGGACGAAGACACTGTCTTTGGTGTCCGTGAAGATTTGATCATGACCTATGTCGAGCAGCCGGCCGGAAGTTTCCCGGAAGAAGGGTTCGAGCTCTCCGGCAAGGTCGATGGGCCCTTTTTAAAGGCTTCCTTCGACCTAATCCTGGTCAAGGCTTAGGCGGCAAAGCTTAAAAAAACAAAGGCGGGAGTTATGTGCCCGCCTTTTTTGTTGCTGTGTCTCGTTCTGAAATGAATCGTTCGCGTTACGCGACGGCTTCGGAAGAAAAGTGCTTTTCCAGAAAAGCCCCGGTCCGCTGATAGTGATCTAGCAGCAAGTGACAGGCTTTTTCAGTGTCGCGGTCGACCGCGGCATTCATGATCTCTGTATGCTCCTTGCCGATGTCGCGAGTGGAATAATCCAGCGCTTTGCCAGCCAGATAACGATAACGGATATTGAGATCGTAGAGTTGATTGCAGAACTTCAGCAAGACATTCGATGTGCAGGCCCCGATCAGGCTCATGTGAAAGGCCTTATGCAGGTCTTCGAACCGCTCAACGTTACTGCGCGGTTCGCGCATCATTCTGTGATGGCTGATCACCAGCTGATCTTCCCAAGCCTGATTGGCATGCTCGATGCTCTCGCGCAGAGCCATCTCCTCAAGATGACAGCGAAGTTTCAAGATCTCTGCGAAATTCTCAGGACCGACCTCGGCGCTGCGGAACCCGCGTTGATCAAGCCGCTCCACCAAAAGGTCTGACACCAGCAACGTGAGGGCTTCGCGGATCGGTGAGCCGCCCATGTCCAGGATTTTGCGGAGACTTTCTATTTTAAGCTTTTCACCCGGCGGTATTTCTCCAGTCAGGATCTTGTGCCGAAGCGCTAGATAAGCACGCTGGGTGGCGGACGGCTCTTGCGCCGGATCTAATTGGGCCTGGATGCTCATGAGGTTGATAATATCGATATTTTTCGAAGTTTGTCAGATATCACGAAAATTTTAGGTCGCCTGTTGATACTACCTACTGCACAGAGTGTCCAGCGCTTGCGCGTTGCGAAACTCAAGGATCTTGGCCAGGGTTCCTGAAGGCTTCAGGTGTTGCAGCTTTCCGGTTAGGACAGACACACCGTCGCAGCGAAATTACTTGCCGATCAAGCTCCCAACGC
Proteins encoded:
- a CDS encoding C4-dicarboxylate TRAP transporter substrate-binding protein; its protein translation is MIGKLTRRSVIALAALSATAMPSFATEVIKAVAIDGYPSRAMWVKEFSEFFIPEVDKRLAKTGNYKIEWQESYGGSIVKPKGVLEGIKLGLGDIGIVTTIFHSSKLPSQALSAVTPFIAPDARAVAKAVDEIAKEFPTMQKEFEAQNQVYLATGVVLDTYQVFSKEPIDSISDLAGSKVAGAGMNLRYLEGLDNAAGVRGGLTDFYNMLQTGLVDNAMLWPEAAKTFKIAEVAPYMLKADLGAVNSKTITVNKDYWDKLPDEVKGVLQEVAVAYRDHVAGVAMDRADASRTAYMESGGTVVEMDPAERAQWAANMPNIAVEWAAGLDTKGEPGSDMLKAYTAKLKDAGYTPVRDWSAELTQ
- a CDS encoding TRAP transporter small permease gives rise to the protein MLRLLDIGLRAISTVANWVAIGANAVGTLIVLALVLVVSYDVVARGFFNAPFRGAVEVVQFSMVLIVFLQLPDVVRVGRLTRSDGFLTVLGVTRPGLVKSLRRLIDFASAVFMALVAYAIWPEFLEMYETKDFFGVPGVFTAPWWPIKLAIYLSAGLCTVIFLLKVYRPETKLPPLRMKVNKEDQA
- a CDS encoding TRAP transporter large permease gives rise to the protein MTPFEIGTLSVIAIVVLVYIGVYIPIALGLVSFVSILLMRDNFDLAINLLKIAIGDSVMEYTFATVPLFTFMGLIVSKAGLGADIYQVMNSGFRRVKGGIGMATVGANAVFAAVTGSSIASASVFSKVSVPQMLAFDYNPRFAVGVVAGSSVLGMIIPPSAMLIIYSFVAEQSVGDMFLAGVVPGLMLAAAYVVAIFLMGRLTPKYVGGRSVEETEWMSPLEIADKTVPTLVLIVAVLGGIYTGWLTPVEAGAAGSLLGLLIAAFRKKLSLQSLWQALLETGHITASILFLITAASIYSRMLGLAGVPNELGDLLNDTQMTFFWIMVIYVLMMIFLGTILDTASIILIVVPLFLPLVEPMGLSLVWFGIVTVVGAEIGLLTPPLGISCFVIKATLNDPRISLKDVFVGAFPFALVMLIVLVALIRWPSLSLAILN
- a CDS encoding dioxygenase, with protein sequence MRRVTKDNITDVFMNYFGADTDPRLKEILKSLVTHLHDFARDTNLTHAEWRKGIEFLEWAGNISDEERHEFVLLSDVLGLSSLVDMLHSSPEGTSSSVLGPFHITGAPALPIGGDLRKDFKEQVLLAEGTIRDVMGNPIEGAELDIWQTAPNGMYSSQDPDQDTYSFHGIQTTGKDGRYAFTSVKPISYTVPSDGPVGDILNASGRHPWRPSHLHYIVKAPGYRDLVTEIFPDDDPYLDEDTVFGVREDLIMTYVEQPAGSFPEEGFELSGKVDGPFLKASFDLILVKA
- a CDS encoding GntR family transcriptional regulator, whose protein sequence is MSIQAQLDPAQEPSATQRAYLALRHKILTGEIPPGEKLKIESLRKILDMGGSPIREALTLLVSDLLVERLDQRGFRSAEVGPENFAEILKLRCHLEEMALRESIEHANQAWEDQLVISHHRMMREPRSNVERFEDLHKAFHMSLIGACTSNVLLKFCNQLYDLNIRYRYLAGKALDYSTRDIGKEHTEIMNAAVDRDTEKACHLLLDHYQRTGAFLEKHFSSEAVA